From a region of the Prosthecobacter debontii genome:
- a CDS encoding prenyltransferase/squalene oxidase repeat-containing protein, which produces MSFRLEMLQVARVAPKLLGESTSLVADFLRSRQHLEGGFLDRDGKRDLYYTVFGLEGLMALQETPDSEPTRLWLGQYSDGEGLDFVHLNCLARCWAGVGIQGLPEDRRVALAQRIEAYRTPDGGYHQAPGRKNGSAYGCLIAWGGYQDLGLLPPNPWDIARCMDSLETPDGAWSNEPGISIGSTTATAAMLSLYRHLQMPAPTAAVEWLVRQCLPGGGFLAIPGAPIPDLLSTAVALHALSGNTEALNRLREPCLDFIDSLWSAAGGFHGNWTDDTLDPEYTYYGLLALGHLAL; this is translated from the coding sequence ATGTCCTTCCGGCTTGAAATGCTCCAGGTCGCCCGAGTTGCTCCCAAGCTTCTCGGCGAGTCCACCTCTCTCGTTGCCGACTTCCTGCGCAGTCGCCAGCATCTCGAAGGCGGCTTCCTGGACCGTGATGGCAAGCGTGATCTCTACTACACCGTCTTTGGCCTTGAGGGCCTCATGGCCTTGCAGGAAACCCCTGACTCAGAGCCAACACGCCTTTGGTTAGGCCAGTATAGCGATGGAGAAGGACTCGACTTTGTCCACCTCAACTGCCTCGCTCGCTGCTGGGCAGGCGTCGGCATCCAAGGCTTGCCTGAGGACCGCCGCGTCGCGCTCGCCCAACGCATCGAAGCCTACCGCACGCCCGACGGTGGTTATCATCAAGCCCCGGGGCGGAAAAACGGCAGCGCCTACGGCTGCCTCATCGCGTGGGGCGGCTATCAGGACCTCGGCCTCCTGCCGCCCAATCCGTGGGACATCGCCCGCTGCATGGATAGCCTGGAAACACCCGATGGCGCTTGGTCCAATGAACCCGGCATCTCCATCGGCTCCACCACCGCCACAGCCGCCATGCTTTCCCTCTACCGCCATCTCCAGATGCCCGCGCCCACGGCTGCGGTGGAGTGGCTCGTGCGGCAATGCCTCCCTGGTGGCGGCTTCCTGGCCATCCCCGGCGCCCCGATCCCCGATCTCCTCTCCACCGCCGTCGCCCTCCATGCCCTCAGCGGAAATACCGAAGCCCTCAATCGCCTTCGCGAACCCTGCCTCGATTTCATCGACAGCCTCTGGAGCGCCGCCGGGGGCTTCCACGGCAACTGGACCGACGACACCCTCGATCCCGAATACACCTACTACGGCCTCTTGGCCCTCGGACACCTTGCGCTTTAA
- a CDS encoding SMP-30/gluconolactonase/LRE family protein — protein MLRLALGIAVLSCLAAVQSAEVLFQAQPFTRAGLFTDGIEGPACDAQGNIYCVKFGGEHTLGKTTPKGESELFITLPEGSTANGIRFAPDGYLYVADYTGHQILKVHPTTGDLTVFAHEPKMNQPNDLAIAPDGSFYASDPDWKNGTGQIWRFDRAGKSSRVAKDMGTTNGIDLSPDGQVLYVNESVQRRVWAFSVSADGSLKNKRLIKEFPDFGFDGMRVDAKGDLYITRHGKGTVVKLSPQGKILKEIELPGSKPSNLCFGGPDGRTIYVTEMEHGRLISFRVDEPGLEWLRMQEWQRP, from the coding sequence ATGTTACGTCTTGCTCTTGGAATTGCCGTTTTGTCGTGCTTGGCAGCTGTGCAGTCTGCTGAGGTATTGTTTCAAGCTCAACCGTTCACCCGCGCCGGGTTATTCACTGATGGTATCGAAGGTCCGGCCTGTGATGCTCAGGGGAATATCTATTGTGTGAAATTCGGTGGTGAGCACACGCTGGGGAAAACCACCCCGAAAGGCGAAAGTGAGCTGTTTATCACGCTGCCTGAGGGCAGCACCGCCAATGGCATTCGTTTCGCGCCCGATGGGTATCTGTATGTGGCCGACTACACGGGGCATCAGATCCTGAAGGTGCATCCCACTACAGGCGATCTCACAGTCTTCGCCCATGAGCCGAAGATGAATCAGCCCAATGACCTTGCCATTGCTCCTGATGGCAGTTTCTACGCGAGTGACCCAGATTGGAAAAATGGAACGGGGCAAATTTGGCGGTTTGATCGGGCCGGGAAGTCCTCGCGGGTCGCGAAGGACATGGGGACAACCAATGGCATCGATCTCAGCCCGGATGGCCAAGTCCTCTATGTGAATGAAAGTGTGCAGCGCCGTGTCTGGGCGTTTTCCGTATCTGCCGATGGCAGCTTAAAAAATAAGCGGCTCATCAAAGAGTTCCCGGATTTCGGATTCGATGGAATGCGGGTAGATGCGAAGGGCGATCTTTACATCACCCGACACGGCAAAGGGACGGTGGTCAAACTCTCCCCCCAAGGGAAGATCCTCAAGGAAATTGAGCTGCCTGGGAGCAAACCCTCGAATCTCTGCTTTGGCGGACCCGATGGCCGCACGATCTACGTCACTGAGATGGAGCATGGTCGTTTAATCTCCTTCCGCGTGGATGAGCCGGGGCTGGAATGGCTGCGAATGCAGGAATGGCAGCGTCCGTGA
- a CDS encoding SMP-30/gluconolactonase/LRE family protein: protein MITPELVGTYTSVWGEGPLWDAERARLLYVDIEAYKIIAYTPATGEEKVWDVGQRVGTVVVRKKGGLVWAGDEGFFFLDEATGISTLIADPEPELPDNRFNDGKCDPAGRLWAGTINLKKQPEASLYCLDTDLSVTKKFSPVTNSNGIVWTRDGATMYYIDTPSKKIRAFDFDVATGSISHERVIWDTSADSTSPDGMTIDSEDRLWVAFCHGGKVVCFDPATSSVVQQVDFPCIETTACAFGGPELRDLYVVTGVKPSLEEATAGRLFVCRPGAQGVPSVPFAG from the coding sequence ATGATCACACCTGAACTTGTCGGCACATACACATCGGTCTGGGGCGAAGGCCCACTCTGGGACGCTGAGCGCGCTCGCCTGCTCTATGTGGATATCGAGGCCTATAAAATCATCGCCTACACCCCTGCCACCGGGGAGGAAAAAGTCTGGGATGTCGGCCAACGCGTCGGCACCGTGGTCGTGCGCAAAAAAGGTGGCCTCGTCTGGGCGGGCGACGAAGGTTTCTTCTTCCTCGATGAAGCCACCGGCATCAGCACCCTCATCGCCGACCCTGAGCCTGAACTGCCCGACAATCGTTTCAACGATGGCAAGTGCGATCCTGCAGGCCGTCTCTGGGCTGGAACCATCAATCTGAAAAAGCAGCCGGAGGCATCCCTCTACTGCCTGGATACCGACCTCAGCGTCACCAAGAAATTCAGCCCTGTCACCAACTCCAACGGCATCGTCTGGACCCGTGATGGTGCCACCATGTATTACATCGACACCCCGTCCAAAAAGATCCGCGCCTTCGACTTCGATGTCGCCACGGGCAGCATCAGCCACGAACGCGTCATCTGGGATACCAGTGCCGATTCCACCAGCCCCGATGGCATGACCATCGATAGCGAAGACCGCCTCTGGGTCGCCTTCTGTCACGGCGGCAAAGTCGTCTGTTTCGATCCCGCCACCTCCAGTGTCGTGCAGCAGGTGGACTTCCCCTGCATCGAGACCACCGCCTGCGCCTTCGGCGGCCCCGAGCTGCGCGATCTCTACGTCGTCACGGGTGTCAAACCTAGCCTGGAAGAAGCCACCGCAGGCCGTCTCTTCGTCTGCCGCCCCGGAGCCCAAGGCGTCCCCTCCGTGCCCTTCGCAGGGTGA
- the trxB gene encoding thioredoxin-disulfide reductase, which yields MENVIIIGTGCAGYTAAIYTGRANLNPLILSGNQPGGQLTTTTEVENFPGFPNGIMGPELMMNMQSQAEKFGARIEYTLVTSVAKTPEGHFNITSEDGTVRQAKAVIIATGASPKHLGLPNEKGLIGHGLTSCATCDGAFYRNVPVCVIGGGDSATEEASFLTKFASKVYLIHRRDSLRASKIMADRALANPKIEPVWNSTVAEYLTDDKGEMRAVTLENLVTGEKSELEVKCVFVAIGHVPNAAFLGDLVDTDENGYILQKGRTTETKTEGLFAAGDVSDHVYRQAITAAGQGCAAALEAERYLANIGVH from the coding sequence ATGGAAAACGTCATCATCATCGGCACCGGCTGCGCGGGATACACCGCGGCTATTTACACAGGACGAGCGAATCTCAATCCCCTCATTCTCTCGGGGAATCAGCCAGGTGGGCAGCTCACGACGACGACGGAAGTTGAAAATTTCCCGGGCTTCCCCAACGGCATCATGGGGCCCGAGTTGATGATGAACATGCAGTCCCAAGCGGAGAAGTTCGGTGCTCGTATCGAATACACGCTGGTGACGAGCGTCGCCAAAACCCCTGAAGGCCATTTCAACATCACCAGTGAAGACGGCACCGTCCGCCAAGCCAAGGCTGTGATCATCGCGACGGGGGCTTCCCCCAAGCACCTCGGCTTGCCCAATGAAAAAGGGCTGATCGGCCATGGTTTGACCAGCTGTGCTACCTGCGATGGCGCTTTCTACCGCAACGTTCCCGTGTGCGTCATTGGTGGTGGTGACAGTGCTACGGAGGAGGCCAGCTTCCTGACCAAATTTGCGAGCAAGGTCTATCTGATCCATCGTCGTGATTCCCTGCGTGCGTCTAAGATCATGGCGGATCGCGCTTTGGCCAATCCGAAGATTGAGCCCGTCTGGAATAGCACGGTGGCGGAATACCTCACGGATGATAAAGGCGAGATGCGGGCCGTGACTCTCGAAAATCTAGTGACTGGAGAGAAGAGTGAGCTGGAAGTGAAATGTGTTTTCGTCGCCATCGGCCATGTTCCAAACGCGGCCTTCCTGGGTGATCTCGTGGATACCGATGAAAACGGCTACATCCTCCAGAAAGGACGAACCACAGAGACCAAGACTGAAGGTCTGTTCGCTGCGGGTGATGTCTCGGATCACGTTTATCGCCAAGCCATCACTGCGGCAGGGCAGGGCTGTGCGGCTGCATTGGAAGCCGAGCGCTATCTGGCCAACATCGGCGTGCACTGA
- a CDS encoding efflux RND transporter permease subunit, whose translation MTPERCIHRPVMTTLVMIGILAFGLLAFEKLPVNDLPNVDFPTISVTAGMPGASPETMAASVATPLEKQFSTIAGIDSMSSTSALGSTNITIQFSLDRDIDGASLDVQSAISSAQRYLPDDMPSPPYFRKVNPADFPVLILQLSSPTLPISTVDEYAQTALGQRIGMVEGVAQVRVFGSQKYAVRVQVDPLKLSSRGISLDEVRNAINAGNSNLPAGVLQGTDQNFTVQTSGKLLTAEAFRPLIVAYREGAPVRLEQVATVIDSVEDNQIANWDGLGARSILLAVQRQPGANTVAVVNAIKELLPTVNAQMPAAMELSILIDRSQAIRESVHDVQLTLVLTIVLVVIVIFMFLRNLRATIIPSIAIPLSIVGTFAVMYLLGFSMNNISLMALTLSVGFIVDDAIVVLENIVRHIELGESVWDAALKGAKEITFTVISMTLSLAAVFLPVLFMGGILGRLLNEFAVTIGVAILVSGFVSLTLTPMLCSRFLKPHQPQERHGWFYRVTESVFEGLLRLYEKTLRFTMRHRISMMVVTLATVVGTAWLFLHLPKGFIPTEDTGQLQVMTEGAQDASFETMVRHQQEVAKIIAKNPYIAAFSSSVGSSGSSSTGNSGRMFVSLKPRSERPAAQDIVNELRTQMAAIPGIRAFPQVPSSIRIGGRSSKSPYQFTLAGVDLKQLFEVAPKIEATIAALPELADVTSDLLVTSPQVFVEVNRNKASSLGITATQVENALYNAYGSRQVSAIYTPTNQYYVILEVDPKYRSDIDSLGMLYLRSGTTSELVPLASVADITRTVGPLTVTHSGQLPSVTISFATRPGVSIGQAVDAINAAVTKELPAGISTAFQGEAEAFQSSLKGLGLLLAMAVVVIYLVLGILYESFIHPLTILSGLPSAGVGALLTLWLFGYELNLYGFVGVLMLIGIVKKNAIMMIDFALEAERKDDKTPSDAIFEACLVRFRPIMMTTFAAIMGALPIALGLGAGAEARRPLGLAVVGGLLLSQLLTLYITPVFYLYMEKVSLWLAKPKKDVPAESPPGTVSIA comes from the coding sequence ATGACTCCAGAACGCTGCATTCACCGCCCGGTGATGACGACCCTGGTCATGATCGGCATCCTAGCTTTTGGGCTCCTGGCTTTTGAAAAACTGCCGGTCAATGACCTGCCCAATGTGGATTTCCCGACCATCTCAGTCACCGCCGGGATGCCAGGAGCTAGCCCAGAGACCATGGCGGCCTCCGTCGCCACCCCTCTCGAGAAACAGTTCTCGACCATCGCGGGCATTGACTCCATGAGCAGCACCAGTGCTCTGGGCTCCACCAACATCACCATCCAGTTCAGTCTGGACCGTGATATCGACGGAGCCTCTCTGGATGTTCAATCCGCCATTTCCTCAGCTCAGCGCTACCTGCCAGATGACATGCCGAGCCCGCCTTATTTTCGTAAGGTCAATCCGGCTGACTTTCCGGTCCTGATCCTTCAGCTCAGCTCCCCTACCCTGCCCATCTCCACGGTGGACGAGTATGCTCAGACCGCCCTCGGGCAACGCATCGGCATGGTGGAGGGAGTCGCCCAAGTACGCGTTTTTGGCTCCCAAAAATATGCCGTGCGCGTGCAGGTCGATCCGCTCAAGCTGAGCTCACGCGGCATCAGTCTGGATGAGGTGCGCAATGCCATCAATGCAGGCAATAGCAATCTGCCAGCCGGGGTCCTTCAGGGCACAGACCAGAACTTCACGGTGCAGACCAGTGGTAAGCTTCTCACCGCCGAGGCTTTTCGGCCCTTGATCGTGGCCTATCGCGAAGGTGCGCCTGTGAGGCTGGAACAGGTGGCCACCGTCATCGACAGTGTCGAAGACAATCAAATCGCTAACTGGGATGGTTTGGGCGCACGTTCCATCTTGCTCGCCGTGCAGCGCCAGCCGGGAGCTAACACGGTGGCGGTGGTGAATGCGATCAAAGAACTGCTTCCAACCGTGAATGCCCAGATGCCCGCGGCGATGGAGCTGAGCATCTTGATCGACCGCTCTCAGGCCATTCGCGAATCCGTGCATGATGTGCAGCTCACCCTGGTGCTAACCATCGTTCTCGTGGTCATCGTGATTTTCATGTTTCTGAGAAATTTGCGAGCCACGATCATCCCCAGCATTGCCATTCCGTTATCGATCGTAGGCACCTTTGCGGTCATGTATCTGCTGGGATTCAGCATGAATAACATCTCCCTGATGGCGCTGACTCTAAGCGTCGGATTCATCGTCGATGATGCCATCGTCGTCTTGGAAAACATCGTGCGCCACATTGAGCTGGGAGAATCGGTGTGGGATGCGGCTTTAAAAGGTGCCAAGGAGATCACCTTCACCGTCATTTCCATGACACTGTCTTTGGCGGCCGTCTTCTTACCGGTGCTCTTCATGGGCGGCATTCTCGGCCGCTTGTTGAATGAGTTTGCCGTGACGATTGGCGTCGCGATTCTGGTATCCGGTTTTGTCTCGCTGACGCTGACGCCCATGCTGTGCAGTCGATTTCTAAAGCCGCATCAGCCTCAGGAGCGCCACGGCTGGTTTTATCGGGTCACAGAATCTGTCTTCGAAGGGTTGCTGCGGCTCTATGAGAAGACACTTCGTTTCACCATGAGGCACCGGATCAGCATGATGGTGGTGACCTTGGCCACAGTCGTTGGCACCGCTTGGTTGTTCCTGCATTTGCCCAAAGGATTCATTCCCACGGAAGACACCGGTCAGCTCCAAGTGATGACGGAGGGAGCTCAAGATGCTTCCTTTGAAACGATGGTTCGCCATCAGCAGGAAGTCGCTAAGATCATTGCTAAGAACCCTTACATCGCAGCCTTCAGTTCAAGTGTCGGGTCCAGCGGCTCAAGCTCCACCGGCAACAGCGGGCGCATGTTTGTCAGCCTCAAACCTCGCAGTGAACGCCCTGCGGCCCAAGACATCGTGAATGAACTGCGCACGCAGATGGCCGCCATCCCTGGCATCCGTGCCTTTCCTCAAGTCCCCTCCAGCATTCGCATCGGTGGACGCAGCAGTAAGAGCCCCTATCAATTTACCCTCGCCGGAGTCGATCTGAAGCAACTGTTCGAAGTCGCCCCCAAGATTGAAGCGACGATCGCCGCCCTGCCAGAATTGGCGGATGTGACCAGCGACCTGCTCGTTACCAGCCCGCAGGTTTTCGTGGAGGTGAACCGTAACAAGGCCTCCTCACTGGGCATCACCGCCACTCAGGTGGAAAACGCGCTCTACAATGCCTACGGCTCTCGTCAGGTGTCCGCCATCTACACGCCGACTAACCAATATTATGTCATCCTCGAGGTCGATCCCAAATACCGGTCTGACATCGATTCCCTGGGGATGCTTTATCTGCGCAGTGGCACGACGAGCGAGCTCGTGCCTCTCGCCAGTGTCGCCGACATCACTCGCACCGTGGGGCCGCTGACCGTCACTCACTCAGGTCAACTTCCGAGCGTCACCATTAGTTTCGCCACCCGTCCTGGTGTCTCCATTGGCCAAGCCGTGGATGCGATCAATGCCGCGGTCACCAAGGAACTCCCGGCGGGAATCAGCACCGCTTTTCAAGGTGAAGCTGAGGCTTTCCAATCCTCACTCAAAGGGTTGGGGCTTCTTTTGGCCATGGCCGTTGTGGTCATCTATCTGGTGCTGGGCATCCTCTATGAAAGCTTCATTCATCCGCTGACCATTCTTTCCGGACTTCCCTCGGCCGGGGTGGGTGCGCTGCTAACCTTGTGGCTGTTCGGATACGAATTGAATCTCTATGGCTTCGTCGGCGTGCTAATGCTGATCGGTATCGTGAAAAAGAATGCCATCATGATGATCGATTTTGCTCTCGAAGCAGAGCGCAAGGACGACAAGACGCCCAGTGATGCCATCTTTGAGGCCTGCTTGGTCCGTTTCCGCCCCATCATGATGACCACCTTTGCCGCGATTATGGGAGCCCTCCCAATCGCCCTGGGCCTGGGGGCTGGAGCCGAGGCACGCCGCCCCTTGGGTCTCGCTGTGGTCGGCGGGCTGCTATTGTCCCAACTCCTGACCCTTTACATCACACCAGTTTTCTACCTCTACATGGAGAAAGTCAGCCTCTGGTTAGCGAAACCTAAAAAGGACGTTCCTGCGGAATCTCCACCCGGAACGGTATCCATTGCTTAA
- a CDS encoding SAM-dependent methyltransferase, whose protein sequence is MSSAVPFSAFMARALYDPERGYYARRIQTVGSRGDFSTSATLSPLLGRAVAGWLREEAARQPGIRHIIEIGAGTGDLMATVRQSLGWWQRRRFQWHIVDTSPVLKSQQIQRLGNQVIWHQEIQTALAASAGRAFIYHNELLDAFPATLLQWQDEGWQEIYITPEGREHLVALTWPEEERHAFHALQSWVGKAARQRVELHPSIRAWMQGWAPGWQEGAMLTVDYGDEFPALYHRRPMGSLRAYLLQHRLTGSDIYQNSGRQDITADINFSDYRSWAQDLGWQETSWGTQAELIRRHVPTRQHDEKTAFLLDPEGAGHAFKHVIHRPVGSRHFSPNSPSEGT, encoded by the coding sequence ATGTCCTCCGCCGTGCCCTTTTCAGCCTTCATGGCCCGCGCTCTTTATGACCCGGAGCGCGGTTATTATGCGCGTCGAATCCAGACCGTCGGTTCTCGGGGGGACTTTTCCACCAGCGCCACGCTCTCGCCCCTCCTTGGTCGAGCCGTAGCCGGGTGGCTGCGTGAAGAAGCTGCCCGCCAGCCCGGTATCCGGCACATCATTGAGATCGGTGCCGGCACAGGCGATCTCATGGCAACGGTCCGCCAGTCTCTAGGCTGGTGGCAGAGGCGGCGCTTTCAGTGGCACATCGTGGACACCTCTCCGGTCCTGAAATCCCAGCAAATCCAAAGACTGGGGAACCAGGTCATTTGGCATCAGGAGATCCAAACCGCCCTGGCGGCCAGTGCAGGCAGGGCCTTCATCTATCACAATGAACTCCTGGATGCCTTCCCCGCTACCCTTTTACAGTGGCAAGACGAAGGCTGGCAGGAAATCTACATCACGCCTGAGGGACGCGAGCATTTAGTCGCTTTAACCTGGCCGGAGGAAGAACGGCATGCCTTTCATGCCCTGCAATCCTGGGTAGGTAAGGCCGCCCGGCAACGCGTGGAGTTGCATCCCTCAATCCGTGCTTGGATGCAGGGCTGGGCTCCAGGATGGCAGGAGGGTGCCATGTTAACGGTGGACTACGGCGATGAGTTCCCTGCGCTTTATCATCGTCGCCCCATGGGCTCCCTGCGAGCCTATCTGCTCCAGCACCGTTTGACCGGTTCTGACATTTATCAAAATAGTGGCCGCCAAGACATCACCGCAGACATCAATTTCAGCGACTACCGAAGCTGGGCTCAGGACCTCGGCTGGCAGGAAACCTCGTGGGGCACTCAAGCAGAGTTGATCCGCCGCCATGTCCCCACCCGACAGCACGATGAAAAAACCGCCTTTTTGCTCGATCCTGAAGGCGCTGGCCACGCCTTCAAACACGTGATCCACCGTCCGGTCGGCTCCCGTCATTTTTCTCCAAATTCCCCCTCGGAAGGAACGTAA
- a CDS encoding class I fructose-bisphosphate aldolase — protein MNRQENLEIFFRDGKTVILPIDHAVAIPVPGMENPFALIDSVSPYVDGYVMNLGVAMRAADSMAGKGICLRTDVYNTRTTGEGAGSINVYGVEEAEVVGANAVMNMLYPNGFNERINFQECADIIRSSLDLDIPVIIEALPYGLGQSDKYTVENVAFAARLAAELGADVVKVPYPVDAKPGDFRKIVDQVWVPVIILGGASLNDDAALLKMTEDAMTEGAAGIAIGRNVWQHQNPAAIARSLSAVVHDDMSALEALALLKEPLA, from the coding sequence ATGAACCGCCAAGAGAATCTCGAAATCTTCTTCCGCGACGGCAAAACCGTTATCCTTCCGATCGATCACGCTGTTGCCATTCCCGTGCCAGGCATGGAGAACCCCTTTGCATTGATCGATTCCGTGAGCCCCTACGTGGACGGTTATGTCATGAATCTGGGAGTCGCCATGCGGGCCGCTGATTCCATGGCTGGAAAAGGGATTTGCTTGCGCACGGATGTGTATAACACCCGGACCACCGGCGAAGGGGCCGGTAGCATCAATGTCTATGGCGTCGAGGAAGCTGAAGTGGTAGGCGCTAACGCGGTGATGAACATGCTTTACCCGAATGGTTTCAATGAGCGCATCAATTTCCAGGAATGCGCGGACATCATTCGCAGCAGCCTTGATCTGGACATTCCAGTGATCATCGAAGCTCTGCCTTATGGCCTGGGGCAGAGTGATAAATACACCGTGGAGAATGTAGCCTTTGCCGCTCGCTTGGCTGCCGAATTGGGGGCTGATGTGGTGAAAGTGCCCTATCCCGTGGATGCTAAGCCTGGGGACTTTCGCAAGATCGTCGATCAGGTCTGGGTCCCCGTCATTATCTTGGGTGGCGCTTCTCTCAATGATGACGCTGCGCTTCTGAAGATGACGGAAGACGCGATGACGGAAGGTGCCGCCGGCATCGCCATCGGGCGCAATGTCTGGCAGCATCAGAATCCCGCCGCCATCGCCCGCAGTCTGTCCGCTGTCGTGCATGACGATATGTCGGCCCTGGAAGCTCTGGCGCTGTTGAAAGAACCTCTTGCCTGA
- a CDS encoding efflux RND transporter periplasmic adaptor subunit has protein sequence MRFPPSQFIPLCLLLSLTCCSKSKEQTSSGSNRKAQVVPVVVATAEQREAPVELRAIGNVRAKATVAVKPRVTGQIAKVYFEEGQDVKEGDVLVKIDPAPFEVVLAQAKARLTQATIQAEIAKKQALRYTGLVQSGGVSREEVDNLKSAADAALSNTEAAAAAVREAELELSYCTVLSPITGRAGRRAIDAGNVVKEDETDLVVINQLQPVEVLFSVPEQYFGDIQKYMKQEKLKVSITPSGSASRKITGVLTFLDNAIKAATGTLEMKATMDNQDLALWPGQYGEVSLTLTTQPNAILIPAPAVQTGQEGQYVFVVKEDETVELRSIELDRTIGALAVIRKGLQKGEVVVIDGQLRLTPGVKVETKPPVGISQSAAKTDNQLSQATETTP, from the coding sequence ATGCGTTTCCCCCCATCGCAATTCATCCCTCTCTGCCTTTTGTTGAGCCTGACGTGCTGTTCAAAATCCAAAGAACAAACCTCGTCAGGGTCCAACAGGAAGGCCCAAGTCGTTCCCGTGGTTGTCGCCACGGCGGAACAAAGGGAGGCACCCGTCGAGTTGCGGGCGATCGGAAACGTCCGAGCCAAAGCCACCGTCGCCGTCAAACCACGTGTCACCGGGCAGATCGCCAAGGTCTATTTCGAAGAGGGTCAGGATGTGAAGGAGGGGGATGTGCTGGTGAAAATCGATCCCGCACCCTTCGAAGTGGTGCTGGCCCAGGCCAAAGCTCGACTCACCCAAGCGACCATCCAGGCCGAAATCGCTAAAAAACAGGCCCTTCGATACACTGGACTGGTCCAAAGCGGCGGGGTTTCCCGAGAAGAAGTGGACAACCTCAAAAGCGCCGCAGACGCAGCCCTGTCCAACACCGAAGCAGCGGCAGCGGCGGTCAGAGAAGCCGAACTCGAACTGAGCTACTGCACCGTGCTTTCCCCCATCACCGGACGGGCGGGACGCCGAGCCATCGATGCCGGAAACGTGGTGAAGGAGGATGAAACGGATCTCGTCGTGATCAATCAACTCCAGCCTGTGGAAGTGCTCTTCTCCGTGCCCGAACAGTATTTCGGTGACATTCAGAAATACATGAAGCAGGAGAAACTGAAGGTCAGCATCACTCCCAGTGGCAGTGCTAGCCGAAAAATCACCGGTGTGCTCACCTTCTTGGATAATGCCATCAAAGCTGCCACTGGCACCCTGGAGATGAAGGCCACCATGGACAATCAAGATCTCGCTTTGTGGCCTGGACAATACGGCGAGGTTTCATTGACACTGACCACCCAACCCAACGCTATTCTCATCCCCGCCCCGGCTGTGCAGACGGGCCAAGAAGGCCAATACGTCTTCGTCGTGAAAGAGGATGAGACGGTGGAACTGCGCAGCATTGAACTGGACCGCACCATCGGTGCCCTGGCCGTGATCCGCAAAGGCCTCCAAAAAGGTGAAGTGGTGGTGATCGATGGTCAACTTCGTCTAACACCAGGTGTGAAGGTCGAAACGAAGCCACCTGTGGGAATCAGCCAAAGCGCGGCTAAGACTGACAACCAACTTTCGCAAGCGACTGAGACCACACCATGA
- a CDS encoding substrate-binding domain-containing protein — translation MKVLSCLLGLILSLCLASCGKTSSPTAPRGTIAASLLTLDNPFFKVIGDHLTSEGQKQGYDVVVVSGDKDVAKQSNQVKDFIVKKVSAIVLSPCDSKSIVPVIQEANAAGIPVFTVDVPCNEPGVKLVTQIATDNYGGGKEAGAAMIEALGPQGGKVAILHLKQVESCILRVQGFREVIDAHNASGKPAIEIVAELESGGAKDLGYKAAEDTLQAHPDLRGIFAINDPAALGARAALEKAGKENQVTIIGFDGQPEGKQAIKDGKIYADPIQFPDKMGVQLVHSIMTWSRGLPQPEQILIPTQLYRQADALKDPELE, via the coding sequence ATGAAAGTGCTTTCATGTCTGCTCGGTCTCATTCTCAGCCTTTGTCTGGCGAGCTGTGGCAAAACCTCCTCACCAACTGCCCCACGCGGCACCATAGCGGCTTCGCTACTGACATTGGACAATCCGTTTTTCAAAGTCATCGGCGATCACCTCACCTCGGAGGGCCAAAAGCAGGGGTATGATGTCGTCGTTGTCAGCGGAGACAAGGATGTGGCTAAGCAGAGCAATCAGGTGAAAGACTTCATTGTTAAAAAGGTCAGCGCCATCGTGCTCAGCCCCTGCGATAGCAAATCCATTGTGCCCGTCATTCAAGAGGCCAATGCCGCAGGCATCCCTGTCTTCACCGTGGATGTCCCCTGCAACGAACCGGGAGTTAAGCTGGTAACGCAAATCGCCACGGACAATTATGGTGGCGGGAAAGAAGCCGGAGCAGCCATGATCGAAGCACTCGGCCCGCAAGGTGGCAAAGTCGCCATTCTCCATCTGAAGCAAGTGGAGTCCTGCATCTTACGAGTGCAGGGATTTCGAGAAGTCATCGATGCCCACAATGCCAGTGGCAAACCCGCTATCGAAATCGTGGCGGAACTGGAGAGCGGCGGAGCCAAGGACCTCGGTTACAAAGCTGCCGAGGACACCCTGCAAGCCCATCCAGATCTACGCGGCATCTTTGCCATCAACGACCCTGCAGCACTCGGCGCTCGTGCGGCCCTGGAAAAGGCGGGTAAAGAGAATCAAGTCACGATCATCGGCTTTGATGGTCAGCCTGAAGGAAAACAGGCGATCAAGGATGGAAAGATCTACGCCGACCCGATTCAGTTCCCCGATAAGATGGGCGTGCAGCTTGTTCATTCCATCATGACGTGGTCTCGTGGTCTTCCTCAGCCAGAACAAATCTTGATCCCAACTCAACTTTATCGACAGGCTGATGCCCTGAAGGATCCTGAGTTGGAGTAA